A window from Oncorhynchus mykiss isolate Arlee chromosome 9, USDA_OmykA_1.1, whole genome shotgun sequence encodes these proteins:
- the LOC110532404 gene encoding E3 ubiquitin-protein ligase Itchy, producing the protein MASSIAKPGPGNGYPMKAQLQIMVLSAKLKENKKNWFGPSPYVEVAVDGQSKKTEKCNNTHSPKWKQLLTVIVTPFSKLIFRVWSHQTLKSDVLLGMATLEVSDTLKSNDMNISEVVQTLQLSTDKDQTDVVGDLSVCLDGMQVDPEMFASAVEANSRSMSNGESQHNGDHDVRRSRDGSPSVDGLEHRASPTGRVVAVNGTGSPALSAGGSKGNPLRPPRPSRPPPPTPRRPTSSPASSNSSIPTEGSDGPSSETPVRMPAPAVPAADPNAPPPTHDQSQAIAARQAASVAPGPPRVPTVAAGPLLPGWEQRVDQNGRLYFVDHVEKRTTWERPEPLPSGWERRVDPMGRVYFVDHITRTTTWQRPTMETVRNYEQWQHQRNQLQGAMQQFNQRFIFGVNGLQDQVPATENKQFDPLGPLPHGWEKRTDSNERVYFVQHTTRTTQWEDPRTQGLLNEKPLPEGWEMRFTVDGIPYFVDHNRRATTYIDPRTGTSSLENGPQITYVRDFKAKVQYFRFWCQQLSMPQHIKITVTRKTLFEDSFQQIMSFNAQDLRRRLWIIFPGEEGLDYGGVAREWFFLLSHEVLNPMYCLFEYAGKDNYCLQINPASYINPDHLKYFKFIGRFIAMALFHGKFIDTGFSLPFYKRMLNKPWALKDLESIDTEFYNSLIWIKENDIEECGLEMYFSVDKEILGEITTHELKPDGGEVLVTEENKGEYIRLVAEWRLSRGVEEQTQAFFEGFNEVLPQQYLQYFDAKELEVMLCGMQEIDLTDWQRNTIYRHYARSSKQVLWFWQLIKEMDNEKRMRLLQFVTGTCRLPVGGFSDLLGSNGPQKFCIEKVGKENWLPRSHTCFNRLDLPPYKSYEQLKEKLMFAIEETEGFGQE; encoded by the exons AATTGTCACTCCTTTCAGCAAGCTCATCTTCCGGGTATGGAGTCACCAGACCTTGAAGTCGGACGTATTGTTAGGCATGGCAACTCTGGAGGTCAGCGACACACTCAAATCCAACGACATGAATA TCTCTGAGGTGGTGCAGACCCTGCAGCTGAGTACAGACAAAGACCAGACCGATGTGGTGggggacctgtctgtctgtctggacggcATGCAGGTCGACCCAGAGATGTTTGCCTCTGCTGTCGAGGCCAACAGCCGAA GTATGTCAAATGGGGAATCGCAACACAACGGGGATCATGATGTGAG GAGGAGTAGAGATGGCTCTCCTTCTGTGGATGGTTTGGAGCACAGAGCTTCCCCAACTGGGCGTGTGGTCGCAGTGAACGGCACAGGGTCTCCCGCTCTGTCAGCAGGTGGCTCCAAGGGGAATCCTCTACGGCCCCCCAGGCCCTCCCGACCCCCACCACCCACCCCACGCAGACCAACCTCCTCTCCAG CATCCTCTAATAGTTCCATACCAACTGAAGGAAGCGATGGCCCCAGCTCAGAAACCCCAGTCCGTATGCCTGCACCTGCAGTACCAGCCGCAGACCCCAATGCCCCACCCCCTACACACGACCAGAGCCAAGCAATAGCAGCCAGACAAGCAGCCAGTGTTGCTCCAGGCCCCCCCAGAGTCCCCACTGTCGCTGCAGGCCCACTGCTTCCTGG ATGGGAGCAGAGGGTGGATCAGAACGGAAGGCTGTATTTTGTAGATCATGTGGAAAAGAGAACGACGTGGGAGCGGCCTGAGCCTCTACCTTCTGG GTGGGAGCGGCGAGTGGACCCCATGGGCAGGGTCTACTTTGTAGACCACATCACCAGAACTACCACCTGGCAACGGCCCACCATGGAGACGGTACGGAACTATGAACAGTGGCAGCACCAACGCAACCAGCTACAGGGTGCCATGCAGCAGTTCAACCAGCGCTTCATATTTGGGGTGAATGGG CTCCAGGACCAGGTTCCAGCCACTGAGAATAAGCAGTTTGATCCCCTGGGCCCGCTGCCACATGGATGGG AGAAAAGAACTGACAGCAACGAGAGAGTGTACTTTGTCCAACACACCACACGGACTACACAGTGGGAGGACCCTCGCACTCAGGG gCTGCTGAATGAAAAGCCTCTTCCAGAGGGCTGGGAGATGAGGTTCACTGTCGACGGCATCCCGTACTTTGTGGACCACAACAGGAGAGCCACTACATACATCGACCCTCGCACTGGAACATCCTCACT TGAAAATGGGCCCCAGATTACTTACGTTCGAGACTTTAAAGCCAAAGTCCAGTACTTCAGATTCTGGTGCCAG CAATTGTCAATGCCTCAGCACATCAAGATCACTGTCACCCGCAAAACCCTGTTTGAGGACTCGTTCCAACAA ATAATGAGCTTCAATGCACAGGACCTCCGCAGGAGACTATGGATCATATTCCCTGGGGAAGAAGGCCTCGACTATGGTGGGGTGGCAAG GGAGTGGTTTTTCCTGCTGTCTCACGAGGTGCTGAACCCCATGTACTGCCTATTTGAATATGCTGGGAAGGACAACTACTGCCTGCAGATCAACCCTGCCTCATACATCAACCCTGACCACCTTAAATACTTTAAATTCATTGGACGCTTCATCGCTATG GCTCTTTTCCATGGGAAGTTCATTGACACAGGCTTCTCGCTGCCGTTCTACAAGCGCATGCTGAACAAGCCATGGGCACTGAAAGATCTTGAGTCCATTGACACAGAATTCTACAATTCTCTTATCTGGATTAA GGAGAATGACATTGAGGAGTGTGGCCTGGAGATGTACTTCTCTGTGGACAAAGAGATTCTGGGTGAAATCACCACTCATGAGCTCAAGCCGGACGGTGGCGAGGTCCTGGTCACTGAGGAGAACAAGGGGGAGTATATTAG GCTTGTAGCAGAGTGGAGGTTGTCCAGAGGTGTGGAGGAGCAGACCCAGGCCTTCTTTGAGGGTTTCAACGAGGTCCTCCCACAGCAGTACCTGCAGTACTTTGACGCCAAAGAACTGGAG GTGATGCTGTGTGGGATGCAGGAGATTGACCTGACAGACTGGCAGAGGAACACCATCTACAGACACTACGCACGCAGCAGCAAGCAGGTCCTCTGGTTCTGGCAG CTCATCAAAGAGATGGACAACGAGAAGCGGATGAGACTCCTCCAGTTCGTCACAGGCACCTGTCGCCTTCCCGTTGGAGGCTTTTCTGACCTATTGG GGAGCAATGGCCCGCAGAAGTTCTGCATTGAGAAGGTGGGAAAGGAGAACTGGCTGCCCAGAAGTCACACCTG CTTCAATCGATTGGATCTGCCTCCTTACAAAAGCTATGAGCAGCTGAAGGAGAAATTGATGTTTGCGATTGAAGAGACTGAGGGCTTTGGGCAGGAGTGA